The proteins below are encoded in one region of Acetoanaerobium noterae:
- the alr gene encoding alanine racemase: MSHTFRPTWAEINLDHVKANYNNIRKLLKPETKFCAVIKANAYGHGAVQYAKVLEKEGADYFAVAVCEEALELRQNSITKPIMCLGYVPEDRFKDMMQNNVDITIYSYEKATLLSQIAKENNLNAKIHIKLDSGMSRLGLQCNNEAVDEILKISTLENLEIVGIFTHFALADDKDLSYTHEQYKNYSFVVNELETKGLKIPIKHVCNSAATMMLPEYHLDMVRPGIILYGHYPSDDVDKSKVKLYPAMALKSTVAHVKKLEEGRGISYGHKYRSKENEIIATIPIGYADGFTRMLSGQADVKLNDKMVPVVGRICMDQCMLSLEEEAKVGDQITIFSDEEGMDIERFAQRLGTINYELLCMVQRRVPRVYKEDGKIIKVQDYLI; this comes from the coding sequence ATGAGCCATACATTTAGACCTACATGGGCAGAAATCAATCTAGACCATGTGAAAGCAAATTATAATAATATAAGAAAATTGCTTAAACCAGAGACGAAATTTTGTGCAGTAATCAAAGCGAACGCTTATGGACATGGAGCTGTGCAGTATGCAAAGGTTTTAGAGAAAGAAGGAGCAGATTATTTTGCTGTTGCAGTTTGTGAAGAAGCTTTAGAGCTAAGGCAAAATAGCATCACTAAGCCTATAATGTGTCTAGGCTATGTTCCAGAGGATAGATTTAAGGATATGATGCAAAACAATGTAGATATCACAATTTACAGCTATGAAAAAGCTACTTTATTATCTCAAATAGCCAAAGAGAATAATCTAAATGCAAAAATACATATTAAGCTAGACAGCGGTATGTCTAGACTAGGGCTTCAATGTAATAATGAAGCTGTAGATGAAATACTTAAAATATCAACCTTAGAAAATTTAGAAATAGTTGGCATTTTCACTCATTTTGCACTAGCAGATGACAAAGATTTAAGCTATACTCATGAACAGTATAAGAATTACAGCTTCGTTGTAAATGAGTTAGAGACTAAAGGACTTAAAATTCCAATAAAACACGTTTGCAACAGCGCTGCAACTATGATGCTACCAGAGTATCATCTAGATATGGTAAGACCTGGAATAATACTTTATGGACATTATCCATCAGACGATGTAGATAAATCAAAGGTAAAGCTATATCCAGCAATGGCACTTAAAAGTACAGTGGCTCATGTAAAAAAATTGGAAGAAGGCAGAGGGATAAGCTATGGTCATAAATATCGCTCTAAGGAAAATGAAATAATAGCAACAATTCCTATAGGCTATGCTGATGGATTTACAAGAATGCTATCTGGACAAGCAGATGTAAAGCTAAATGATAAAATGGTGCCTGTAGTTGGACGTATTTGTATGGATCAGTGCATGCTGTCATTGGAAGAAGAGGCCAAGGTAGGAGACCAGATTACTATATTTTCAGATGAAGAAGGTATGGATATCGAACGTTTTGCCCAAAGATTAGGGACCATAAACTATGAACTACTGTGTATGGTACAGCGCAGAGTGCCTAGAGTATATAAAGAAGATGGAAAGATTATCAAGGTACAAGATTATCTGATTTAG
- the acpS gene encoding holo-ACP synthase: MIKGIGNDILEIDRIKSAIEKNSRFLTKIYTKSELDYYQAKGEKIETLAGMFCAKEAVSKALGTGFVSFAFTDIEILRASGGKPYVLLHNKAKVALDELGGFNINISISHSKHYAHAVAIID, translated from the coding sequence ATGATAAAGGGTATTGGAAATGATATCTTGGAAATAGATAGAATAAAGTCAGCTATTGAAAAAAATTCTAGATTCTTAACTAAGATATATACAAAAAGCGAGCTTGATTATTATCAGGCAAAAGGCGAGAAAATTGAAACCCTAGCAGGAATGTTCTGTGCGAAAGAAGCTGTTTCTAAAGCTCTAGGAACTGGATTTGTAAGCTTTGCGTTTACAGATATAGAAATACTAAGAGCTTCAGGAGGAAAGCCTTATGTATTGCTTCACAACAAAGCCAAAGTCGCATTAGATGAACTTGGTGGGTTTAATATAAATATAAGTATATCTCATAGCAAGCATTATGCTCATGCAGTTGCTATTATTGATTAG
- a CDS encoding coiled-coil domain-containing protein, giving the protein MKTQDIFQDILSKKRVPLLLNYAPYQSMIKYGQSSKMKEISNEIKALIEVEKKHILEVNTFHKEKSRITANVLYISNELNSQNNLGMEKRLEEQRLRMEEIREEIKNREDEIQDIIMEKEEKNLELLKETIDYAYEYMKKDEAELKKVLEEIEVLRQKLKVDREKRDKLEKRVNSIYGFLHAMVGAKDTEKLDEEFLSK; this is encoded by the coding sequence ATGAAAACTCAAGATATTTTTCAAGATATATTATCAAAAAAAAGAGTGCCTCTTTTACTTAACTATGCCCCTTATCAATCTATGATTAAATATGGGCAAAGCAGCAAAATGAAAGAAATAAGCAATGAAATAAAGGCTCTTATTGAAGTAGAGAAGAAACATATACTAGAAGTAAATACTTTTCATAAAGAAAAATCTAGAATTACAGCAAATGTGCTTTATATTTCTAATGAACTTAATTCTCAGAACAATCTTGGCATGGAAAAAAGGCTTGAAGAGCAACGTCTAAGAATGGAAGAAATAAGAGAAGAAATCAAAAATAGAGAAGATGAAATTCAAGATATAATAATGGAAAAGGAAGAAAAAAATCTAGAGCTTTTGAAAGAAACTATAGATTATGCTTATGAATATATGAAAAAAGACGAAGCAGAGCTGAAAAAGGTTTTGGAAGAGATAGAAGTACTAAGACAAAAACTAAAGGTAGATAGAGAAAAAAGAGATAAACTGGAAAAGCGTGTCAATTCTATTTATGGGTTTTTACATGCTATGGTAGGAGCGAAGGATACTGAAAAGCTCGATGAGGAATTTTTAAGCAAGTAG
- the atpC gene encoding ATP synthase F1 subunit epsilon: MATFNLQIVTPDKLFYNEDVDMLVVRTTEGDVGILKGHIDYVASLDIGIIKIKKDGVFKEATIAGGFIQVDKEKTTILTEAAEWPIEIDVERAKKAKELAESIINRKLSEREMDMAEVRLKKALNRIRTAQKD; this comes from the coding sequence ATGGCTACTTTTAACCTTCAGATAGTAACACCTGATAAACTTTTTTATAACGAAGATGTAGATATGCTAGTAGTTAGAACGACCGAGGGTGATGTTGGTATCCTAAAAGGTCATATTGATTATGTAGCATCACTTGATATTGGGATTATAAAAATAAAAAAAGATGGAGTTTTCAAAGAAGCTACAATAGCTGGAGGCTTTATCCAAGTAGACAAAGAAAAGACTACTATTCTAACAGAAGCGGCTGAATGGCCCATTGAGATAGATGTTGAAAGAGCTAAGAAAGCTAAGGAATTGGCTGAAAGCATAATTAACAGAAAGCTATCTGAAAGAGAAATGGATATGGCTGAGGTTAGACTTAAAAAGGCTCTTAATAGAATTAGAACAGCTCAAAAAGACTAG
- the atpD gene encoding F0F1 ATP synthase subunit beta has product MPEKKIGTVVQIIGPVLDIKFPSEELPNLLNAIEIQHEGRKIIVEVAQHVGNDTVRCIAMSSTDGLVRGIKAVDTGESITVPVGRDTLGRIFNLLGDPVDNMEYVGTGNRLPIHREAPSYEDQETSTEILETGIKVVDLIAPYAKGGKIGLFGGAGVGKTVLIMELINNIAKEHGGISVFTGVGERTREGNDLYEEMKESGVIDKTVLVYGQMNEPPGARMRVGLSGLTMAEYFRDQEGQDVLLFIDNIFRFTQAGSEVSALLGRMPSAVGYQPTLATEMGALQERITSTKKGSITSVQAVYVPADDLTDPAPATTFAHLDATTVLSRNIASLGIYPAVDPLDSTSRILSADIVGKEHYDVARSVQSILQRYKELQDIIAILGMDELSDEDKLIVSRARKIQRFLSQPFSVAEQFTGMEGKYVPLKETIRGFREIIEGKHDDLPESAFLFVGSIDEVVEKAKKGE; this is encoded by the coding sequence ATGCCAGAGAAAAAAATAGGCACAGTGGTTCAAATAATTGGACCAGTGTTAGATATTAAATTTCCTTCTGAAGAGCTTCCCAATCTTCTAAATGCTATTGAAATTCAGCATGAAGGAAGAAAAATCATCGTTGAAGTTGCACAGCACGTAGGAAATGATACTGTAAGATGTATCGCTATGAGCTCTACTGATGGATTGGTGAGAGGGATAAAAGCTGTAGACACAGGAGAATCTATAACAGTACCAGTTGGAAGAGATACTTTAGGAAGAATCTTCAACCTTCTTGGAGACCCTGTTGATAATATGGAATATGTAGGCACAGGTAATCGTCTTCCTATTCATAGAGAGGCTCCTTCATATGAAGACCAAGAGACCTCTACAGAAATACTTGAGACAGGTATCAAAGTAGTTGACCTTATTGCACCATATGCAAAGGGTGGAAAGATAGGACTGTTTGGTGGTGCAGGAGTTGGTAAAACTGTACTTATAATGGAGCTTATCAATAACATAGCAAAAGAGCACGGTGGTATTTCGGTATTTACTGGTGTTGGTGAGAGAACAAGAGAAGGAAATGACCTTTACGAGGAAATGAAGGAGTCAGGCGTTATTGACAAAACAGTTCTAGTATATGGTCAGATGAATGAGCCTCCTGGAGCACGTATGCGTGTTGGTCTATCTGGACTTACTATGGCAGAATACTTCAGAGATCAAGAGGGTCAGGACGTTCTTCTATTTATTGACAATATATTCAGATTTACTCAAGCGGGTTCAGAGGTTTCAGCACTTCTTGGACGTATGCCTTCTGCGGTTGGATATCAGCCAACACTAGCTACAGAGATGGGAGCTCTTCAGGAGAGAATTACCTCTACTAAAAAAGGCTCAATCACTTCTGTACAGGCTGTATACGTTCCTGCGGATGACCTTACTGACCCAGCGCCAGCAACTACATTTGCCCATCTGGATGCAACTACAGTTCTTTCAAGAAACATTGCATCACTTGGTATTTATCCAGCGGTTGATCCTCTAGATTCTACATCTAGAATACTTTCAGCTGATATAGTTGGAAAAGAGCATTATGATGTTGCTAGATCTGTTCAGTCTATACTTCAAAGATATAAAGAGCTTCAAGATATCATTGCGATTCTTGGTATGGATGAATTATCTGATGAAGATAAACTAATAGTGTCAAGAGCTAGAAAGATTCAAAGATTCCTTTCTCAGCCGTTTTCTGTTGCAGAGCAGTTTACAGGTATGGAAGGAAAGTACGTACCGCTTAAAGAAACAATAAGAGGGTTTAGAGAAATAATAGAAGGTAAGCATGATGACTTACCAGAATCAGCCTTCCTTTTTGTTGGATCAATAGATGAAGTTGTGGAAAAAGCGAAGAAGGGAGAGTAG
- the atpG gene encoding ATP synthase F1 subunit gamma — MAGVGMKDIKRRIKSVESTMQITKAMELVASSKLRKAKEKVENSRPYFNTLYDTMRKISRSTKGLKSQFTVERDTGKKGYIVVAGDRGLAGGYNSNVLKMAVSHMDNQKYPVIAVGKKSLDFFNKRGYPLHGKFSSGAESIEVAEIHQISEEAIALYKSGEIDELYIVFTKFVSTLTQEPQIIKLLPLKFDDEGAAAKSSLTVYEPSPEGVFDYLVPKYIDGIIFGAIVESFASEQGARRTAMESATDNAEEMIGSLQLKYNRARQATITQEISEIVAGAEALK; from the coding sequence ATGGCAGGAGTTGGAATGAAGGACATTAAAAGGCGTATCAAAAGCGTTGAGAGTACGATGCAAATCACTAAAGCAATGGAGCTTGTGGCATCTTCAAAGCTTAGAAAAGCCAAAGAAAAGGTTGAAAATTCCAGACCTTATTTCAATACACTTTATGATACTATGAGAAAAATATCTCGCAGTACAAAGGGACTAAAATCTCAGTTTACAGTGGAGAGAGATACAGGCAAAAAAGGCTATATCGTTGTTGCTGGAGATAGAGGACTAGCAGGAGGATATAACTCAAATGTTCTAAAAATGGCTGTAAGTCACATGGATAACCAAAAGTATCCAGTTATAGCAGTGGGAAAAAAATCATTGGACTTCTTCAATAAAAGAGGATATCCACTTCATGGCAAGTTTTCTTCTGGAGCTGAATCTATTGAGGTAGCTGAAATTCATCAAATTTCAGAAGAAGCTATTGCGCTTTATAAATCAGGTGAAATAGATGAGCTGTATATAGTATTTACTAAGTTCGTATCTACACTTACTCAAGAACCGCAGATAATTAAATTACTGCCTCTTAAGTTTGATGATGAAGGAGCTGCAGCTAAATCTAGTTTAACTGTATATGAGCCATCGCCAGAAGGTGTATTTGATTATTTAGTACCTAAGTATATAGATGGAATTATCTTTGGAGCAATCGTGGAATCATTTGCATCTGAGCAGGGAGCAAGAAGAACAGCAATGGAATCAGCTACTGACAATGCAGAGGAAATGATAGGGTCGCTTCAGCTTAAGTATAATAGAGCTAGACAAGCAACTATAACACAAGAAATATCAGAAATTGTTGCAGGAGCAGAAGCACTGAAGTAA
- the atpA gene encoding F0F1 ATP synthase subunit alpha — MELRPEEISSIIKEQIKRYENKIDLQDVGTVIQVGDGIARIHGLEKCMAGELLQFEGDVYAMALNLEEDFVGAVMLGSDENIKEGDTVKRTGRIVEVPVGNQLLGRVLNALGQPIDGKGPINTDTFRPIETQAPGIIERKSVHEPLQTGIKSIDSMIPIGRGQRELIIGDRQTGKTTIAIDTIINQKGKDVICIYVAIGQKRSTVAQIVDTLEKAGAMDYTIVVSATASELAPLQYIAPYAGCSMGEHFMHEGKHVLCVYDDLSKHAVAYRAMSLLLRRPPGREAYPGDVFYLHSRLLERAAKLSDEKGAGSLTALPIIETQAGDVSAYIPTNVISITDGQIFLESELFFSGVRPAVNPGISVSRVGGNAQIKAMKKVAGTVKLAYAQYRELQSFAQFGSDLDKDTRDRLEKGERIVEVLKQPESSPIDVENQIMIIYAVNNNYLKDISVEDINSFETEFFKYMKEAYPEIGKDIATSKDISKDTEEKLKAAIEEFKTKFKNSK; from the coding sequence ATGGAACTTAGACCAGAAGAAATAAGCAGCATTATAAAAGAGCAAATTAAAAGATATGAAAATAAAATAGATCTTCAGGATGTTGGAACAGTTATTCAGGTTGGTGATGGAATAGCTAGAATCCACGGACTAGAAAAATGTATGGCAGGTGAGCTGCTTCAGTTTGAAGGAGATGTCTATGCCATGGCCCTTAACCTTGAAGAAGATTTTGTCGGAGCCGTAATGCTTGGTTCAGATGAAAACATCAAGGAAGGGGATACTGTTAAAAGAACAGGACGTATTGTGGAGGTTCCAGTTGGAAACCAGTTACTTGGAAGAGTACTTAATGCACTAGGACAACCTATTGATGGTAAAGGACCAATAAATACTGATACATTTAGACCGATTGAAACTCAAGCACCAGGAATCATCGAAAGAAAATCAGTTCATGAGCCTCTACAAACAGGAATAAAGTCAATTGACTCAATGATTCCTATAGGAAGAGGCCAAAGAGAGCTTATTATAGGTGATAGACAAACAGGTAAAACTACAATTGCTATCGATACTATAATCAACCAAAAAGGCAAGGATGTTATATGTATTTATGTTGCTATAGGACAAAAGCGTTCAACTGTTGCTCAAATCGTTGATACTTTAGAAAAAGCAGGAGCTATGGATTACACTATAGTTGTTTCTGCTACAGCATCTGAGCTAGCACCGCTTCAATATATAGCTCCATATGCAGGCTGCTCTATGGGTGAGCATTTTATGCATGAAGGCAAGCACGTTCTTTGCGTATACGATGATTTATCTAAGCATGCTGTTGCTTATCGTGCGATGTCACTTCTACTTAGAAGACCACCGGGACGTGAGGCTTATCCTGGAGACGTATTTTATTTGCATTCAAGATTGCTTGAAAGAGCTGCAAAGCTAAGCGATGAAAAAGGAGCAGGTTCACTTACTGCGCTTCCTATAATAGAAACTCAAGCAGGAGACGTTTCTGCATACATTCCTACAAACGTTATTTCTATAACTGACGGACAGATATTCCTAGAGTCAGAGCTATTCTTCTCAGGAGTAAGACCTGCAGTAAACCCTGGTATTTCAGTTTCAAGGGTTGGAGGTAACGCTCAAATTAAAGCTATGAAAAAAGTTGCTGGTACTGTAAAGCTTGCTTATGCACAGTACAGAGAGCTTCAATCATTTGCTCAGTTTGGATCAGACCTAGACAAGGACACTAGAGACCGTCTAGAAAAAGGAGAGAGAATCGTTGAGGTTCTAAAGCAACCAGAATCTTCTCCAATAGATGTTGAAAACCAAATTATGATTATATATGCGGTTAACAATAACTACTTAAAGGACATTTCAGTTGAAGATATCAATTCATTTGAAACTGAATTCTTTAAGTACATGAAAGAAGCATATCCTGAAATTGGAAAGGATATAGCTACATCAAAAGATATCTCAAAAGATACAGAAGAAAAACTAAAGGCTGCTATTGAAGAATTCAAGACTAAGTTCAAAAACAGTAAGTAG
- a CDS encoding F0F1 ATP synthase subunit delta, with protein MAELVQQRYAGALYEVAKELQKEDAFLEELKFIDKVLTDNSDFMKVLKAPMISKEEKKSLIEKVFANQLSTSTFNFLKILVDKSRVAAFPQIADEFKNLLNAARNIKEVTAITASPLSEDLKAALIEKLQAITGSEIVLNHLVDSSLIGGILIKIGNEQIDGSVKSRLEGLKQDISAIIA; from the coding sequence ATGGCAGAACTAGTACAGCAAAGATATGCCGGAGCTTTGTATGAAGTAGCTAAAGAGCTTCAAAAAGAAGATGCTTTTCTAGAAGAGCTTAAGTTCATAGATAAAGTGCTTACTGACAATTCAGATTTTATGAAGGTACTAAAAGCACCTATGATATCTAAAGAAGAAAAGAAATCTTTGATAGAAAAAGTATTTGCCAATCAGTTATCTACTTCTACTTTTAATTTCCTGAAAATTCTAGTAGATAAAAGTAGAGTAGCTGCTTTCCCTCAAATAGCTGATGAATTTAAAAATTTACTAAATGCTGCTAGAAACATAAAAGAGGTAACAGCAATAACTGCATCACCTCTGAGTGAAGATTTAAAAGCCGCACTTATAGAAAAATTACAAGCTATTACTGGCAGCGAAATCGTTTTAAATCACTTAGTAGATTCTAGCCTTATAGGTGGAATTCTAATAAAAATTGGTAATGAACAGATAGATGGAAGTGTAAAAAGCCGTCTAGAAGGACTAAAACAAGATATTTCAGCAATAATTGCATAG
- a CDS encoding F0F1 ATP synthase subunit B: MFQNFISLGLFEVLITWANTIILFLVLKKLLFKPVKTVMENRQNEVAKAFIEADEAKAKAELLEKQYADKIAMAKSEAAEIVKEASKRGEDRFEEIVAEAKKEAERITTKANSEIEREKQKAMNEIKDDISEIAMMIASKVIQKDINSSDHDRLIKDFIDNVGDTSWQN, from the coding sequence ATGTTTCAAAACTTTATAAGCCTTGGATTATTTGAAGTATTAATTACATGGGCTAACACCATTATCTTGTTTCTAGTTCTTAAAAAACTCCTTTTCAAACCTGTTAAGACCGTTATGGAAAATAGACAGAATGAAGTTGCAAAGGCTTTTATAGAAGCAGACGAAGCTAAAGCTAAGGCAGAACTACTTGAAAAGCAGTATGCTGATAAAATAGCTATGGCAAAATCTGAAGCAGCTGAAATTGTTAAGGAAGCTTCAAAAAGAGGAGAAGATCGCTTTGAGGAAATAGTAGCTGAAGCTAAAAAAGAAGCTGAAAGAATTACTACTAAAGCTAATAGCGAGATTGAAAGAGAAAAGCAAAAGGCAATGAATGAAATCAAGGATGATATTTCTGAGATTGCTATGATGATTGCAAGTAAGGTTATTCAAAAGGATATTAATTCTTCTGATCATGACCGCCTTATTAAGGATTTTATTGATAATGTAGGTGATACATCATGGCAGAACTAG
- the atpE gene encoding ATP synthase F0 subunit C gives MEKAIILAASAIGAGLAMIAGIGPGIGQGYAAGKGAEAVGRQPEAQSDIVRTMLLGAAVAESTGIYGLVIALLLLFANPLINLL, from the coding sequence ATGGAAAAAGCAATAATATTAGCAGCATCAGCAATTGGAGCAGGACTTGCAATGATCGCAGGTATAGGACCTGGTATTGGTCAGGGATATGCAGCTGGTAAAGGTGCAGAGGCAGTTGGAAGACAGCCAGAAGCACAATCTGATATAGTTAGAACTATGCTACTTGGAGCAGCGGTTGCTGAGTCAACAGGTATCTATGGTCTAGTTATTGCACTTCTTCTATTATTTGCTAACCCACTAATCAACTTATTATAG
- the atpB gene encoding F0F1 ATP synthase subunit A — protein MNGPKIFFEIPIFGGLPINQTMVSSWLVMGTIILLAYLGTRKLEKIPSKPQLIAEGYVGAVYALVEQTMGKDKLGFAPYIGTLFAFSLFSSLSSLVGLRPPTADLNTTLGWALITFFLVQANGIRKKGISGYLKGFLDPLPLLLPLNIISEIANPISLSFRHFGNIAGGMVITMLLYNFLAWLSSLVLGFLPFIDAIPLFQIGIPAVLSIYFDLFTSVLQAFIFSMLTMVFVAMAMD, from the coding sequence GTGAACGGTCCTAAAATATTTTTTGAAATACCTATATTTGGAGGACTTCCAATCAACCAAACCATGGTATCAAGTTGGCTCGTCATGGGTACTATCATTCTCTTAGCATATCTTGGAACTAGGAAGCTAGAAAAAATTCCTAGCAAGCCTCAGCTCATAGCTGAAGGATATGTAGGGGCAGTATATGCCTTAGTGGAACAAACTATGGGGAAAGATAAACTTGGATTTGCGCCATATATTGGAACCTTGTTTGCCTTTTCACTTTTTTCTAGTCTTAGTAGTTTAGTAGGTCTAAGACCACCTACAGCAGACTTAAACACAACCTTGGGATGGGCACTTATAACATTTTTCTTAGTACAAGCAAATGGAATTAGGAAAAAAGGGATATCAGGATATCTGAAAGGCTTTTTAGATCCACTTCCACTGCTTTTACCGCTTAATATTATTTCTGAAATAGCAAACCCTATTTCTCTTAGTTTCCGTCATTTTGGAAACATTGCCGGCGGTATGGTTATTACTATGCTGTTATACAATTTTCTTGCATGGCTTAGTAGTCTAGTTCTTGGATTCTTACCATTTATCGATGCTATTCCACTTTTTCAAATTGGAATACCAGCAGTACTATCTATTTATTTTGACCTTTTCACAAGCGTACTTCAAGCATTTATCTTTAGTATGCTAACTATGGTTTTTGTGGCTATGGCCATGGACTAA
- a CDS encoding ATP synthase subunit I gives MDATLRETIKIFKGIVVLDVIFIAIIYILGKFDIPMLQGILIGSVYALLNFRLIAVSLNRAVQMSPGRAQVFAGVSYVGRLALTAAIILAAIKVDYINAFGVIVPMFFPKIIIVSSAINRKV, from the coding sequence GTGGATGCAACGTTACGAGAAACCATAAAGATTTTTAAAGGCATTGTAGTTCTGGATGTAATATTCATTGCTATTATATATATTTTAGGAAAATTTGACATTCCCATGCTTCAAGGGATACTAATTGGTTCTGTTTATGCGTTACTTAACTTTAGACTTATTGCTGTCAGTCTAAACAGAGCAGTTCAAATGTCACCAGGTAGAGCTCAGGTTTTTGCTGGTGTAAGTTATGTAGGTAGGCTTGCCTTGACTGCTGCTATAATATTAGCAGCAATCAAGGTTGACTATATAAATGCATTTGGTGTGATAGTGCCGATGTTTTTTCCAAAAATTATCATTGTAAGCTCAGCCATAAATCGTAAGGTTTGA
- a CDS encoding AtpZ/AtpI family protein gives MPSEKKTFYKSLSNLALLSQIGFSMVVPIIGCVWVANFLMKKFNLGVWVLFLFIILGVFSAFANLFKITKFSSKNKKQSDLKSNDKDGD, from the coding sequence ATGCCTAGTGAGAAAAAGACTTTCTACAAATCCTTGAGCAACTTGGCTTTACTAAGTCAGATTGGATTCTCAATGGTAGTTCCTATTATAGGGTGTGTTTGGGTAGCAAATTTTTTAATGAAAAAATTTAATCTAGGAGTATGGGTGCTTTTTTTATTCATAATTCTAGGCGTATTTAGTGCTTTTGCAAACTTGTTTAAAATAACAAAGTTTTCTAGCAAGAATAAAAAACAAAGTGACCTTAAGTCGAATGATAAGGATGGAGACTAG
- the wecB gene encoding non-hydrolyzing UDP-N-acetylglucosamine 2-epimerase, whose amino-acid sequence MKVKVLTVFGTRPEAIKMAPLVKELQKREEIECKVLVTAQHRQMLDSVLDIFDITPDFDLNIMQHGQTITDITSRVMYGCQEVFKSYKPEIVLVHGDTTTTFAASLAAFYEKIPVGHVEAGLRSDNIYSPYPEEMNRRLTGRLASYHFAPTIANRENLVKENVSRRDILVTGNTVIDALLSVVNDNYKFENEMLNTIDFNEKKVILLTCHRRENWGEPMNNIFKACNELVLDNPDVHLIFPMHMNPIVRDSAHEFMGNNDRISLIEPLDYEPFANLMSKVYMIMTDSGGIQEEGPALGKPVMVLRTETERPEAVEAGTVKVVGVDPDKIYRVGMRLVQDASYYESIANAVNPYGDGKASSRIADHILFKFGISNKEVDEFK is encoded by the coding sequence ATGAAAGTAAAAGTATTGACAGTATTTGGGACAAGACCAGAAGCTATTAAAATGGCACCACTAGTTAAAGAACTTCAAAAAAGAGAAGAAATCGAGTGCAAGGTATTAGTGACTGCTCAGCATAGACAAATGCTAGACAGCGTCTTGGATATTTTTGATATCACTCCAGATTTTGACCTTAATATAATGCAGCATGGTCAGACTATTACAGATATAACAAGTAGGGTAATGTATGGCTGTCAGGAAGTATTTAAAAGCTATAAGCCTGAAATAGTACTTGTGCATGGAGATACGACTACTACCTTTGCCGCTAGCCTAGCTGCATTTTATGAAAAAATACCAGTGGGACATGTAGAAGCAGGGCTTAGAAGTGATAACATTTATTCACCTTATCCTGAAGAGATGAACAGAAGGCTTACCGGAAGGCTAGCAAGCTATCATTTTGCCCCAACTATAGCAAACAGAGAGAATTTAGTTAAAGAAAATGTATCCAGAAGAGACATATTAGTAACTGGAAACACAGTTATCGATGCGCTTTTAAGTGTAGTAAATGATAACTACAAATTCGAAAATGAAATGCTTAATACAATAGATTTTAATGAGAAAAAAGTAATTTTACTTACTTGCCATAGAAGAGAAAACTGGGGCGAGCCAATGAACAATATATTTAAAGCGTGTAACGAACTTGTTTTAGATAACCCTGATGTTCATTTGATATTCCCTATGCATATGAATCCTATAGTAAGAGATAGCGCACACGAGTTTATGGGAAATAACGATAGAATTAGTTTAATTGAACCACTAGATTATGAGCCATTTGCAAACTTGATGAGCAAGGTATATATGATAATGACTGATTCAGGCGGCATTCAAGAGGAAGGTCCTGCCCTTGGGAAGCCTGTTATGGTACTAAGGACAGAGACTGAAAGACCAGAAGCTGTTGAAGCAGGAACTGTAAAAGTTGTAGGAGTTGACCCAGACAAAATTTATAGAGTGGGAATGAGACTCGTTCAAGATGCATCATACTATGAATCTATTGCAAATGCTGTTAATCCATATGGAGATGGAAAAGCATCCAGTAGGATTGCTGACCATATTTTATTTAAATTTGGTATTAGTAATAAAGAAGTAGATGAATTCAAATAA